One genomic segment of Candidatus Margulisiibacteriota bacterium includes these proteins:
- a CDS encoding DeoR family transcriptional regulator, translating into MFAADLNKMKEKEIELELNQRQKQFLGKLGVEEMISSSSYAELFDIDERTARRDLTELTKKGLLLKEGRGYRTVYKKRVD; encoded by the coding sequence ATGTTTGCTGCTGACTTAAACAAGATGAAAGAAAAGGAAATCGAACTGGAGCTTAATCAAAGACAAAAACAATTTTTGGGGAAATTAGGTGTTGAAGAGATGATTTCTTCATCTTCTTATGCGGAATTGTTTGATATAGACGAAAGGACGGCCAGAAGAGACCTTACTGAATTAACAAAAAAGGGACTCCTGCTAAAAGAGGGGCGGGGGTATAGAACGGTATATAAAAAGCGAGTTGATTAA